The Hymenobacter sp. GOD-10R genome includes a window with the following:
- a CDS encoding DUF4844 domain-containing protein, whose product MAKFDEFKNKEKFLQDNKLFYPGISDLRLKPILTEKINISADDFKTLADKGNVTSKEYQDAIKKGLDRFAEIYIDLDTEDRERVCSYYEELMDIVGLESSDGHLNNFMYGFDPTIK is encoded by the coding sequence ATGGCAAAATTCGATGAGTTCAAAAACAAAGAGAAATTTCTACAGGATAATAAATTGTTTTATCCAGGAATTAGTGACCTTAGATTGAAACCAATCTTGACCGAGAAAATTAACATTTCAGCTGACGACTTTAAAACTCTTGCAGACAAAGGAAATGTGACCAGCAAAGAGTATCAGGATGCGATTAAGAAAGGACTTGACCGGTTCGCCGAAATTTATATTGACCTTGACACAGAAGATAGAGAACGGGTTTGCAGTTACTATGAAGAACTTATGGACATTGTCGGACTTGAAAGTTCAGATGGTCACTTAAATAATTTTATGTACGGTTTTGACCCGACAATAAAATAA
- a CDS encoding transposase, translating into MISVLDTDLTYYRRNLPHRLPPGVNLFITFRLAGSLPRAVLDNLRTEWEQLDKQHSMEDSYARQKRYFGRFDKLLDQASIGPTWLDEPTVAGVVAEALHYYDDCGYHLVCYCIMPNHVHLVATLPDASLPLLRTLQSIKSYSATKCNALLGRSGQFWQRESYDHLIRDAGEMERIISYVLENPVKARLTDDWQLWPHTYWHEL; encoded by the coding sequence TTGATATCTGTGCTAGATACGGATTTAACCTATTATCGGCGCAATCTGCCGCACCGCTTGCCACCGGGCGTGAACCTGTTCATTACTTTCCGACTAGCTGGCTCGCTGCCTCGCGCTGTGCTGGATAACCTCCGAACCGAATGGGAGCAGCTAGATAAGCAGCACTCCATGGAAGATTCGTACGCCCGCCAGAAACGCTACTTCGGTCGGTTCGATAAGCTGCTCGACCAAGCTAGCATCGGCCCAACTTGGCTGGATGAACCCACCGTGGCGGGCGTCGTGGCCGAAGCGCTTCACTATTATGATGATTGCGGCTACCACTTGGTCTGCTACTGCATCATGCCCAACCACGTACATCTCGTCGCTACACTCCCGGATGCATCCCTGCCGCTCCTACGCACCTTGCAATCCATCAAAAGCTACTCGGCAACCAAGTGCAATGCGCTGCTGGGCAGAAGCGGTCAGTTCTGGCAGCGCGAAAGCTACGACCACCTCATCCGCGACGCCGGTGAGATGGAGCGTATCATCAGCTACGTGCTGGAAAACCCGGTAAAAGCTAGGTTGACCGACGACTGGCAGCTCTGGCCCCACACCTATTGGCATGAGCTGTAG
- a CDS encoding DUF5103 domain-containing protein, translated as MHHLRYLALFFLATACVPLGTPITDPNAARQPGQQKPPEYYADRTLRYQDYTYDPNVRSVQCYVYTGVNTEIFQPPVVPLSQEQPIQLEFDLVNTGSQRLTAKLIHCDIDWKPSVLTDMQFLSEINEFLLTNYRTSINTKMPYYHYKLQVPRVKLSGNYLLVVQGQGGTPLLSRRLLVYQNNVEVNLAQGIPVAGSERYTLQQVDFGIRYNGMEIINPTQEVKVILRQNFRWDNAKIGLKPTFVRDAERRLDYQYFNFENAFAASSEFRFFDTRSLRQLGVGMAHLDQAATPREVTLTPEATRNGQSYTQYQDINGQRVFENREYGNGETNGDYANVTFQLHAEQAAPGPVYVFGALTDWQLKDEFRLNYDAATQQYTCKALLKQGYYNYYYVVGKQGTAPDDVYFEGSHQETENQYDLLVYYRPPGTRADLLIGYKSIDFNARP; from the coding sequence ATGCATCACCTCCGCTACCTAGCCCTGTTCTTCCTAGCTACGGCCTGCGTGCCGCTCGGTACGCCCATCACCGACCCCAATGCTGCTCGCCAGCCTGGCCAGCAGAAGCCCCCGGAATACTACGCCGACCGTACCTTACGCTACCAGGATTACACCTATGATCCCAATGTGCGCTCGGTGCAGTGCTACGTGTACACAGGCGTAAACACCGAGATATTCCAGCCGCCCGTGGTGCCGCTTTCCCAGGAGCAGCCGATTCAGCTGGAGTTTGACTTGGTGAACACCGGTTCTCAGCGCCTCACCGCCAAGCTCATCCACTGCGACATAGACTGGAAGCCGTCGGTGCTCACGGACATGCAGTTTCTCAGCGAGATAAACGAGTTTTTGCTGACGAACTATCGCACTTCCATCAACACCAAGATGCCGTATTACCACTACAAGCTGCAAGTGCCACGCGTGAAACTGAGTGGCAACTACTTGCTAGTAGTGCAGGGGCAAGGCGGCACGCCGCTGCTAAGCCGGCGCCTGCTAGTGTACCAGAACAACGTAGAAGTAAACCTAGCTCAAGGCATTCCGGTGGCTGGCTCGGAGCGCTACACCTTGCAGCAGGTAGATTTTGGCATCCGCTACAATGGCATGGAAATAATCAACCCAACGCAGGAAGTGAAGGTGATTTTGCGTCAGAACTTCCGCTGGGATAATGCCAAAATCGGGCTCAAGCCTACCTTTGTGCGTGACGCCGAGCGGCGCCTCGATTATCAGTACTTCAACTTCGAGAATGCCTTCGCCGCCAGCAGTGAGTTTCGTTTTTTTGATACTCGCTCGTTGCGGCAGCTAGGAGTGGGCATGGCGCACCTAGACCAGGCAGCTACCCCCCGCGAGGTAACCCTGACACCAGAAGCCACGCGCAACGGCCAAAGCTATACGCAATACCAAGATATCAACGGCCAGCGCGTGTTCGAAAACCGTGAGTACGGCAACGGCGAAACCAACGGCGATTACGCCAACGTCACCTTTCAACTCCACGCGGAGCAAGCCGCACCTGGCCCGGTCTACGTCTTTGGCGCCCTCACCGATTGGCAGTTGAAAGATGAGTTCCGCCTCAACTACGACGCGGCCACGCAGCAATACACCTGCAAGGCTCTGCTGAAGCAAGGCTACTACAACTATTACTATGTGGTCGGAAAGCAAGGCACCGCCCCCGACGATGTATACTTCGAAGGCAGCCACCAGGAAACTGAAAACCAGTACGATCTGCTCGTCTATTACCGTCCGCCTGGCACCCGCGCGGATTTATTGATTGGCTATAAATCGATTGACTTTAATGCTAGACCTTAG